A window of Ictalurus furcatus strain D&B chromosome 18, Billie_1.0, whole genome shotgun sequence contains these coding sequences:
- the mrps18c gene encoding 28S ribosomal protein S18c, mitochondrial has protein sequence MLALSNYRVFQTILSKHGILPNISVQCLRSLSSTIQEVKLNDMPIQMENPYKQPQKGCILCNVSVDYKNVQLLSQFISPHTGRIYGRHITGLCGRKQREVTKAIKRARSMGFMSVTLKDPQFIKDPNVCDIRHME, from the exons ATGCTTGCCCTTTCAAATTATCGAGTGTTTCAGACAATCCTGTCAAAACATGGGATCTTACCTAACATCTCAG TGCAATGTCTCAGAAGTCTGTCCAGCACCATACAAGAGGTCAAATTAAACGATATG CCCATTCAAATGGAAAATCCATATAAACAACCGCAGAAGGGCTGCATCCTGTGTAATGTGTCAGTGGATTATAAAAATGTCCAG TTGTTGTCACAGTTTATCTCGCCACACACGGGCAGAATATACGGCCGGCACATCACAG GTTTGTGCGGTCGCAAACAGAGAGAGGTGACGAAAGCGATCAAGAGAGCTCGCTCAATGG GTTTCATGTCAGTAACTCTGAAAGATCCACAGTTTATCAAAGACCCCAACGTTTGTGACATCAGACACATGGAGTAA